In Triticum aestivum cultivar Chinese Spring chromosome 5B, IWGSC CS RefSeq v2.1, whole genome shotgun sequence, the following proteins share a genomic window:
- the LOC123112326 gene encoding TPR repeat-containing protein ZIP4: MTISELSELKRVVDLYDAPDPSPPEKLVADFRRVLTNLGSAASSLTDALPRLQLYNLGNRLWKAVDKRANSAALALGPSARAAEAEVRQVAPELLLLAGFPVKAASFFLRAGQGWLDLGRVDLATACFDKATPLVSALATEDERRILLGLNLARARAASDAGDQSLAVALLGRSKSLASLASAPRKYTRSLAEGYLYVGEATLFAKPSDPAVVASMLLTEALDLFQKLPRPPKKKKLASPSPSSSEQKGRCLRYLALEHHKAKEHADVLFFIHASRDLIGEADEHPSMGFMALHAWLGTGNLAEAERELERLMANANASESLCVGAAEVYLASAGPEAARKVLVALVARCCAGVAAAAVRVVTKVVDCGIGSPGRARAIGELVSDERVVALFDGPANTSHRGAMHTLLWNCGFEHFNAKNYDICADLFETSMLYLSREEGSRVRRAQCLRVLAVCYLALQRLDRAHEFVNEADKVEHNAHCAFMKIKIHLQKNDEDEAIKQIKTMMGCIDFNPVFLMLTTHEAIACKAVRVAVASLTFLLGLYSAGKPMPEREVTVLRTLIELLRREQGTEDEILKYSRRAKLRMSNLGVEGFFGNGPVGARELNWFAGNSWNMGRRVAKEQKYDLSAEFFELAAEFFGGASNDEGDGNHPTLCKALIMSVTSMLKAEELNNSPLLDSDVKKGVEMLSRAGKLLPSIWPSGSVASDQAEANIFLFLHTFYSYQLLDRMDTSAHPQQLQLVKNFASSKACTPSHLLVLGKAASEGTPPNLLVAEFSLKASIKTALASHSPNYRVISAALRNLACLAGLQDLSGSKSDAVYGVYRQAYQIVVGLREGEYPCEEGQWLAVSAWNKSYLARRLNQASVGIKWMKMGLDLSRHVESMKKYIADMEQCLEYFQKMIHSEAGEHALLGKNPDEGSRQEGAPSTSMSGSMSQPVLV, from the exons ATGACGATCTCCGAGCTCTCTGAGCTCAAGCGGGTCGTCGATCTGTACGACGCCCCCGACCCCTCCCCCCCGGAGAAGCTCGTCGCCGACTTCCGCCGCGTCCTCACCAACCtcggctccgccgcctcctccctcaccgACGCCTTACCCAGGCTACAGTTGTACAATCTCGGCAACCGCCTCTGGAAAGCCGTGGACAAGCGCGCCAACTCCGCCGCGCTGGCCCTGGGTCCCTCCGCCCGCGCCGCCGAGGCGGAGGTCAGGCAGGTGGCGCCGGAgctgctcctcctcgccggctTCCCCGTCAAGGCCGCATCCTTCTTCCTCCGCGCCGGCCAGGGGTGGCTCGACCTCGGCCGCGTCGACCTCGCCACCGCCTGCTTCGACAAGGCCACGCCGCTCGTCTCCGCGCTCGCCACGGAGGATGAGCGACGCATCCTGCTCGGCCTCAACCTCGCGCGGGCGCGCGCGGCGTCCGACGCGGGCGATCAGTCCCTCGCCGTCGCGCTGCTCGGCCGCTCCAAGTCCCTCGCGTCCCTCGCGTCCGCGCCCCGCAAGTATACCAGATCCCTCGCCGAGGGGTACCTGTACGTCGGCGAGGCCACGCTCTTCGCGAAGCCCTCCGACCCCGCCGTCGTAGCGTCCATGCTCCTCACCGAGGCGCTAGATCTCTTCCAGAAGCTGCCCCGCCCCCCAAAAAAAAAGAAGCTGGCCTCACCCTCCCCCTCCAGCTCGGAGCAAAAGGGTCGATGCCTCCGCTACCTTGCCCTCGAGCATCACAAAGCCAAGGAACACGCTGACGTCCTGTTTTTTATCCATGCCTCGAGGGATTTAATTGGGGAGGCTGATGAGCACCCGAGCATGGGGTTCATGGCCCTGCACGCGTGGCTTGGTACCGGCAACTTGGCGGAGGCCGAGAGGGAGCTCGAGAGACTCATGGCCAACGCCAACGCATCAGAGAGTCTATGCGTGGGGGCTGCTGAGGTGTACCTTGCCTCCGCGGGGCCTGAGGCTGCACGCAAGGTGCTCGTTGCACTTGTTGCACGTTGCTGCGCGGGAGTTGCAGCTGCTGCTGTGAGAGTGGTGACCAAGGTAGTTGATTGTGGTATCGGTAGCCCTGGGCGCGCAAGGGCGATCGGTGAGCTCGTGTCGGATGAGAGGGTGGTCGCACTGTTCGATGGCCCGGCTAACACCAGTCACCGTGGAGCAATGCATACACTGCTCTGGAACTG CGGGTTTGAGCATTTCAATGCAAAGAACTACGATATATGTGCGGACTTGTTTGAGACATCGATGCTTTATCTATCCCGTGAAGAGGGAAGCAGAGTCCGGCGAGCACAGTGCCTCCGAGTCCTTGCCGTTTGCTATCTAGCCCTTCAACGTCTGGATCGAGCACATGAGTTTGTCAATGAGGCTGACAAG GTGGAACACAATGCCCACTGTGCCTTTATGAAG ATCAAAATTCATCTTCAGAAGAACGACGAGGACGAGGCTATCAAGCAGATAAAAACCATGATGGGTTGCATTGACTTCAATCCCGTGTTCCTAATGCTCACAACTCATGAGGCTATTGCCTGCAAGGCTGTCCGGGTAGCAGTTGCTTCATTGACCTTCCTTCTTGGTCTCTATTCTGCCGGAAAGCCTATGCCAGAGCGTGAGGTTACTGTCCTCCGCACTCTTATTGAGCTCCTCCGTCGTGAGCAAGGTACTGAGGATGAGATCCTTAAGTACTCGAGACGTGCCAAGCTACGGATGTCTAACCTTGGCGTGGAAGGCTTTTTTGGCAATGGACCTGTTGGGGCGCGTGAACTGAACTGGTTTGCAGGCAATAGCTGGAATATGGGTAGAAGGGTGGCTAAGGAGCAAAAGTATGATCTTAGTGCTGAGTTCTTTGAGCTTGCAGCAGAGTTCTTTGGTGGTGCAAGTAATGATGAGGGTGATGGAAATCACCCCACACTTTGCAAAGCGTTAATCATGAGTGTCACTTCCATGCTTAAAGCTGAGGAGCTAAACAATTCTCCCTTGTTGGATTCTGATGTTAAAAAAGGTGTTGAGATGCTCAGCAGAGCTGGCAAG CTATTACCTTCAATCTGGCCCTCGGGTTCAGTCGCCTCTGATCAGGCTGAGGCCAACATCTTTCTGTTTCTTCATACCTTCTACTCCTACCAACTCCTTGACAGGATGGACACCAGCGCACATCCTCAGCAGCTCCAACTAGTCAAGAACTTCGCTTCCTCTAAAGCATGCACGCCGTCCCATCTTCTCGTACTTGGGAAAGCTGCTTCTGAAGGCACCCCACCAAACCTGCTGGTTGCTGAATTTTCACTGAAGGCTAGCATCAAGACCGCCCTTGCTTCTCACTCCCCAAACTACAGGGTAATCAGTGCTGCCCTCAGGAACCTAGCCTGCCTTGCTGGCTTGCAAGACTTAAGTGGTAGCAAGAGTGATGCAGTGTATGGTGTATATCGACAAGCTTACCAGATCGTGGTTGGACTGAGAGAGGGCGAATATCCATGTGAGGAAGGGCAGTGGCTTGCAGTGTCTGCCTGGAACAAGTCATATTTGGCTAGGCGGCTTAATCAAGCTTCAGTTGGTATAAAATGGATGAAGATGGGATTAGATCTCTCTCGGCATGTTGAGAGCATGAAGAAGTATATAGCAGACATGGAGCAATGCCTTGAGtacttccagaaaatgattcataGTGAAGCTGGTGAACATGCTTTGCTCGGAAAAAACCCTGATGAAGGTAGTCGGCAAGAGGGGGCACCAAGCACAAGTATGTCTGGTAGCATGTCTCAGCCTGTCTTAGTATAG